A section of the Marinoscillum sp. 108 genome encodes:
- a CDS encoding citrate lyase subunit alpha, whose protein sequence is MKGKDAMVVNAIGRSVPTLVNGKSEIPYKGIGKHRPNGRKFGPLISSCADFPADGNKLVPTLKQALVDAGLKDGMTISTHHHFRNGDLIAIQIFDIAAALGVKDLVWFPSASFDCHAPLIKHLEDGTIHHIEGSMNGQLGRFTTAGKMKGVGVLRSHGGRYQAVQDGEVEIDIAVIAAPSADSFGNANGVDGPAACGLLGFALADSQYANKVIVVTDNLVPFPCVPWHIQGNYVDHVVQLEQVGIPEKIVSGTTAITKSPDRLFLAELTSKFCDQVGIIRDGFSFQAGAGGTALSIGIYFAEMLKAKGMKARFARGGSNKFLVEMLEEGLVEYILDGQTFDLEGVKSMRNNPNHVNTSPFTSYNYHGKGNFAQLLDVVILGATEVDVNFNANVVTHSDGALLHGIGGWQNCLFAKCTILPIPLFRDRIPVVREEVTTICGPGELIDVIVTERGIAINPLRTDLLDKVKDSGLPIRTIHELKEEAERICGVPQKQVFDDEIVAVVKWVDGTILDTIRKLRN, encoded by the coding sequence ATGAAAGGTAAGGATGCAATGGTGGTGAATGCGATAGGTAGATCGGTGCCTACGCTGGTTAATGGCAAATCAGAAATACCATATAAAGGAATTGGAAAACATCGCCCCAATGGCAGAAAATTCGGGCCACTAATTTCATCTTGTGCGGACTTTCCTGCTGATGGAAACAAGCTTGTGCCAACATTAAAGCAGGCATTAGTCGATGCGGGGTTGAAAGATGGGATGACTATTTCGACACACCATCATTTTAGAAATGGGGATCTTATCGCCATTCAGATTTTTGATATTGCCGCAGCATTGGGAGTTAAGGATTTGGTATGGTTTCCATCCGCTTCTTTCGATTGTCATGCGCCTTTGATAAAGCATTTGGAAGATGGCACTATTCATCACATAGAGGGTAGTATGAATGGGCAACTTGGCAGGTTTACTACAGCTGGTAAAATGAAAGGTGTGGGGGTGTTGCGATCTCACGGCGGGAGATATCAGGCGGTTCAGGATGGTGAAGTTGAAATCGATATTGCGGTGATTGCTGCTCCATCAGCAGACTCATTTGGCAATGCCAACGGTGTGGATGGCCCTGCTGCTTGTGGGCTGTTGGGCTTTGCTCTGGCAGACTCACAATATGCAAACAAAGTGATTGTGGTAACGGATAACCTGGTTCCGTTTCCATGTGTGCCCTGGCATATTCAAGGGAACTATGTGGATCATGTTGTTCAGCTTGAACAGGTGGGAATTCCAGAAAAGATTGTTTCGGGCACCACAGCAATTACCAAAAGTCCGGATCGATTGTTTCTAGCCGAATTAACTTCAAAGTTCTGTGATCAGGTTGGGATTATTCGCGATGGCTTTTCTTTTCAGGCAGGAGCTGGAGGGACAGCGCTTTCGATTGGAATTTATTTTGCCGAAATGTTAAAAGCAAAGGGAATGAAGGCACGTTTTGCACGTGGTGGAAGCAATAAGTTTCTGGTTGAAATGTTGGAGGAAGGTTTAGTTGAATATATCCTCGATGGGCAGACTTTCGATTTGGAAGGTGTGAAGTCAATGCGAAACAATCCGAACCATGTCAACACCAGCCCTTTCACCAGTTACAATTATCATGGTAAGGGTAATTTCGCTCAGTTACTGGATGTGGTGATATTAGGTGCAACAGAAGTGGATGTTAACTTCAATGCAAATGTGGTGACACACTCTGATGGCGCTTTATTGCATGGTATTGGTGGGTGGCAGAATTGTTTATTTGCGAAGTGTACCATACTCCCAATTCCGCTTTTCCGGGATCGGATTCCTGTGGTTCGTGAGGAGGTCACCACCATTTGTGGTCCGGGTGAATTAATAGATGTGATAGTAACCGAGCGAGGTATTGCGATTAATCCATTGCGCACCGACCTGTTGGATAAAGTTAAGGATTCGGGTTTGCCAATTAGAACCATTCATGAGCTCAAGGAGGAAGCCGAAAGAATTTGTGGTGTTCCTCAAAAGCAGGTTTTTGACGATGAAATTGTTGCTGTGGTAAAGTGGGTGGATGGTACCATCTTAGACACCATCAGAAAACTGCGGAACTAA
- a CDS encoding aldolase/citrate lyase family protein produces the protein MIATAGNNGEKDRSDCLVTLELVQSGGIRIEVLSKVNALYGEDIRLLCKSILDFFSIEHAVLEVSDKGALPFVIAARVEAAIKQLKPTDEQYLLEMLPENLYHTVADQPRITRLYLPGNTPSLMINAGIHKPEGVILDLEDAVAFHKKGEARLLVRNALRNLSFMGVERMVRINQIPAGLEDLDYVVPHNVNLVLVPKCESAAQIHSVNERIVLIQNKTGIQRPVWLMPIIESALGVLNSFEIAKAAENVVAMAIGLEDYAADMGVNRTNEGVESLFARVQVVHACKAARIQAIDSVFSDVGDMIALKANVQASKALGFEGMGCIHPRQISIIRENFAPNEVEIEAAKKIVKAFKIASEKGLGVVSLGTKMIDAPVVKRAMRTIDLAVALGRLEKNWSDKELE, from the coding sequence GAGGCATTCGGATCGAGGTATTGAGCAAGGTCAATGCGCTTTATGGAGAAGACATCAGGCTTCTGTGTAAATCCATTCTTGATTTTTTCTCAATAGAACACGCGGTTCTTGAGGTATCTGACAAAGGTGCTTTGCCATTTGTAATTGCGGCGCGTGTAGAAGCAGCGATAAAGCAGTTGAAACCAACTGATGAGCAATACCTCTTGGAGATGCTGCCTGAAAACCTATACCACACTGTTGCTGATCAACCTCGAATTACCCGTTTGTACCTCCCTGGAAACACACCCAGTTTGATGATCAATGCGGGTATCCATAAGCCAGAGGGAGTGATTTTAGACTTAGAAGATGCGGTTGCTTTTCATAAAAAAGGAGAAGCACGTTTGCTGGTCAGAAATGCGCTGAGGAACCTCAGTTTCATGGGGGTCGAACGGATGGTCAGGATCAATCAAATACCTGCGGGGCTGGAGGATCTTGACTATGTGGTTCCGCATAATGTCAATCTTGTGCTGGTGCCGAAATGTGAAAGTGCGGCGCAAATTCATTCAGTAAATGAAAGGATTGTCCTGATTCAAAATAAAACGGGTATACAGCGTCCTGTTTGGTTGATGCCAATCATTGAAAGTGCGCTGGGCGTGTTGAACTCTTTTGAGATCGCAAAAGCCGCGGAAAACGTTGTGGCGATGGCCATTGGCTTGGAAGATTATGCCGCCGACATGGGGGTGAATAGGACAAATGAAGGAGTGGAATCGCTCTTTGCTCGTGTTCAGGTAGTTCATGCATGTAAGGCGGCAAGGATACAGGCCATTGACTCTGTATTTAGTGATGTGGGGGATATGATCGCTCTGAAGGCCAATGTGCAGGCGTCAAAGGCTTTGGGTTTTGAAGGGATGGGTTGTATTCATCCGCGCCAGATTTCAATAATTCGTGAAAATTTTGCGCCGAATGAAGTCGAAATTGAGGCCGCAAAAAAAATTGTTAAGGCCTTCAAAATAGCTTCTGAAAAAGGACTGGGGGTTGTTTCTCTTGGCACAAAGATGATTGATGCGCCTGTCGTGAAACGAGCAATGCGGACAATCGATCTGGCAGTTGCGCTTGGTCGACTGGAAAAAAATTGGAGCGATAAGGAATTAGAATAG